agaaaaaaaaatgtgcctaATTACTATGATACTAAAGAGGATATTgacttgtattttaaagatgcatttAAGAGCATATCACAGCCCATAGGAATTATACAGCAAATTTGCTTGGTATGTTTTGAGGAGTCTAAGACTGAAAGAGCAATTTGTCTCAAGTGTACATTTTGAATACCAGAATCATGCCTCTAAGAATTCTGCCATTAGAATGCCCTTATATTTTACTATAACTTCCtcttaaatttactttttagtCACAAGAATGTAAGttattaagaaataattacagtaaATTGTTTGCCTGTGTCCTACTGCCCTCAAGTACATATTCACtgacaaatatttctgcagaaaagacaATGGCCCCTTGTATACAGCATGGCTGACAAATGCATTTCCAACAAATTTGTCCTTATATCCTGAAGTGGTTAATCTTTCTTCCTCATTCCTAACAAATGAACCATTTACTGAACTAAAACATGctgttgttttccctttttcaaatGTATGGTCCCAGATAAATGATACAAAACTTACTGAGTTCAGAGGCAAATTTACCTTTCACTGCTTgctatgcagaaaaaaaagtaacactCACCAAGTTCCAAGGTAAATATATAGAGAGTTTGGAAATATTGTTAGCAAAACCAATTTCTCTTGcaataaaatcagcaaaatcTTGTAAGATACGTAGAATTTAATCAAAAACTTCCAGCatcatttttcccattttctagtttaccttttggtttgcttctgtCAGAGCATCCTGGTGGTCTTTCTCTGCTTGAAGTAGTCTGTCTTTGTATTCtgatatttctcttttcagttcactttctttttcttgtagttCTTTCTGGACCATTTCCAAACTCTTAgtcagttcatttttttctgacatagTTAGATGCAGCTGAATCTGTAAACAGTAATAGCACATTCTTTGGTATTTAGAATTTTCTCAATGGAGAAACAATTGACCCATTAAACTATTTGACTTTACATCTGAAACGTCTTTGAATTTCCAAGAACTTGGTAAATAAGAAGTATTTAACAGTGGCTAAAGACACCATAATCACAAAATGGAACATCTGAACACAAGAGGCAGGACAGAAGACAATGGAGGgtcttctaaaaaaaaccaaccaaaaagcGTTACAATCTGAGGGGTATGCTGAGTGCAAGTTTGCCAACACTTAtacccaccagcactgccaaaatCAAAGCTCAACCCCTCCAAACATTGTTCCCTCTGAGAGTGACTTGACAGGTTAAGGGTCGCTTTCCGCACCCTCTTGAAGATGGCGAAACTTTCTAAGCACTTTCATTTTGACCCACTTTCATAACTGTACGGTTTGAACAGCTGGCCTGTATTTCCATACAGGATttctgaaagctgcagaaatctCTTTTCCCACTCAAAATCCTCAACACCACAACAGAAACAAGACCCTGGTTataaaattttgtaaaaaatgagTAGGTCAGAAGACCACTTCAGCTGGTTTAAACACATAATACTGCTCACAAATCAGACCCACAGTCATCTAGACAGTTAAAACAGCCTCTAAGAACTAAATacaaacatattaaaaataaagactttaaaactgtttcttccTTGACTTTGTCCAGAAAGAACTTCAACACTACTGAAACACTGAAAGtagtttagttttaaaataaacttgagAAATGCTACATTTTTTATCTAACATCCTCAGCCTGATGATTGAATGCCTGCAGTAGAGAGAATTTCTTGGTACTGAAAGATTTCTAGACACCCACCAGGGGCCTTTATGCCAAGAAAACATAGTTTTGatagaaggaagagaggggaaaaaattattaactAAATATTCTATCTCTGAAGAGAACATGACATTTTCGGAAATTTGGAAGCAAAAACCTCCAATAATGTACACTAGTACAGCTCCCTTGAGCAGCCTCCACATGTTTACTATATTTGAGCATCTGGCCCTGAAATACTACACATAGAGTAACTAactttgctcttttctgaatGTTCTTGAATAAGTTGTATTTCTTCAGCaagcttgtttctttctgtagtaGATTCTTCCTGTAATTTGGAAATCTTCCGTTCAGTATCACTTAGCTTGACTTGCAGCTCAGTACAACTTTCAGTCAGTTCGTTtacctgaaattaaattttccagaattatttttaatacatatgtCATGACCTCCAAAGACTATTCTTACATGCAAAAAACTGGTTTTACGATGGGTTATTTTATTCCCGTATCTAGTCTAACTCCAAGCAAGAGTCACAACAGGCTGATGCTGTTTTTACATGGCAAGTGTCCAATTGTGTCACTTTCTTCTGAGCTCCCAACATACTTATTCTTGATATAAAAACTCACTCACCCAATACTAATTtgtccttcctctttcttctacAGGAAAGAGGAAACTGCCCTGCACTATTTGATTACTTAAACTTCTACACCTACTATCAAGCAACCTTTCCATTCATCCTACACAAAACAAGGTTGTGCTTTCCAGCTCTAACTTCAATACAAACTCAGGATTGCATGGAAAACATGATTTTATAAATAGGATGCTTACTGTAAAAGTCTGAGgttaaagttattttaagatATCATTTATTAAGGAAGTGATAAGCGCAGAGGACATTTTATCCTCACTCCTAAAAAGGGAACTGTACCCTGATGGAAATGGTATTACCTTTTTACATAAAGTGCTATTTTCAGAAAGTGTAGATTCCAACTCCTTCTCAAGGTCCTTATAAGACGCTTTTAGAACATTCAGGATATCTGGAAAGGTTTCATTATCAGAAAGATGTTGCTCCTTCAGCTTCAGCTCAGCAGTCAAATTCTgcagcctttttctttcctgctgccaGCATTCATGCTCATGGTGCATGCGTGCCAGCTGTAAAGacagcttctctgtttctttcaccTGCTTTTGAAGAGCACCATTTTCCTGCACCTTTTCATTGAGTTTTTGTTTACAATCTGTCAATTCTTGAAGAAGTACTTCCCTTGTTTGATCCAatttgatattttcattttttatttcctgacaTTCCTGTAACAGTATTGTTTTATCTTGCTCAAGACAAGCTACTTGATTAATCAAGACCTTCTCTTTTGTTCTAGCATCTGCTTCCTCCTTGCAAGAAAACGCGAATTTCTCACTTATATCTTTGAGCTTAGATTTCAGCAGCACCACACTATTTTCAAACTCATCCTTGAtttgcatcttttcttcctccttttcttctaaCAGTTTTGCTGTAGTCAGTTTCAAAGACTCTAGCTCAAGgattctttcttgcttttcttttaaatctttagCCAAACTCTCTTTTTCTGACATGAGAACATCAATTTGCAAGTTGAAACACTTCAGCTTTTCAGTCATCTCTTCCACCTccaattttaatgtttctgcctctgctttagCAGTCTCCAACTGAATAATTACATCTTCTAGATTTTTCTCTGACATCTCCAGTTCTCTTTCAAGCCTCTCTATTTTATCCTGAAGAAAGTCAGCTTTCCGTTCActctctttcagcttttcagcagtgtggtgttttttcttctcatcgGATTCAATTTTTACTTTCAGCTTCTCAATTCCATGTCGCAATTGGTCTacttctttctgtgctgagTTGAGTCTAGCAGCAAGTTCACTTTTTTCTGTTAACAAGCCTTCCAAAGATCTGGAAAGCTttgaattttccatttctgatgaACTTAATTTACTTTGCATCATTTCCAGCTCTCTTAAAATcagctctttctccttcttcaaatctgctgcttcattttggagttttcctttttctaaggCGAGAGACACGGCATCATTTTCCACACTTTGCAGCTTCTGCAGAAGATCATCTTTTTCATTTGATAATTGATTTACAGCAGATTTTGCAGTTTCCAGCAGATTTCTTTGTGTCCTCACTTCACCCTCTAACCTGTTAATGAATTCAGTAGAATCTACCTTAGCTGACTCTAgctcttttaatttctcttgtaGCTTCTGATACTTCTGAtccagttcttttttattttcagacaaCATACTCAGTTCTTGGCCAATATGGTTTTTCTCAGCTGTGATTGAAACAAGGTGCTCTTGAAAGCCAGAAATAGTTTTCAGGTTgatttccctctccctttccaaaTGCTGACATTTTGCCTGAAGCACCTCAATATCATGCTGTATGAACAAGGCATGGTTCTCAGTATTAACTTGCTCAGATTTTGGACTCCCCTGTTCATTTTCAGCTGCAAGAAATTGTTTATGACAATTTCTCTCAGTCAGTTCTACATCATTCAGTGTGTCATCTGCATTAGACAACCTAACTTTATGTATCTCCAGCTCAGACATTACATTCTCTGATTCGTTTTCTAATGAGACTACTCTAGGAGATAATTGCTGCTTATTGACAGAGACAGattccagcttttcctttatgtcacagttttcttcctcaacAGCTACAGTAGCCTCCTCCAGTTCTGCAAAATCTGGGCTCTTCAGAGTTAATTGTGGGTTCTGAAAATTCAGCTCTGAGTTTAATTGCTCAGTTTTCATTAGTAAATCCACATGTTTATCGCTTTCTTCTGCCTCATAGATCAGCTTCATATTTTCAGCAGTCTGTTGTTTTGCTGCCTCCTGCACAGCTTCAgtgattatttgattttcaaagaaatccCCTGCACTCAAAAGCATACTACCATTGGAAAATGGCAATGCAGTGGCATGGTCTGAAGGGCTGGCTAATTTTCCTGACATATTTTTACACTCATGTTCTCCAGAAATCTCAGTATAACCTTCCATTAATCTTGCTTCAGCAGTCTCAGTTACATTTTCACACACAGAGGTATCTCCTACAGCTTTTTTCTCAATGGGGATTAGTTTCGGTTTATTGCTTTTTAGTGCTGAGTTTTCAATAGGCATTTCCAATTGATAAGGAATATTGCTTTCTTGTTGAGTGTTCTGCAAGGGTTAAGAATCAAGCcgttaaaaaaaaggaaaataagaagtatataagaaaaaaacaaggtgagtttaaaaagttttcttaaaCTAGTAAAGCTCCTCCTCTTACGTGAAATAAATAGATAGCATCATTCTCTACTTCAGAATCTGCCTTCTCATGGAAAggatttacatttatttatagaCACATGCATCTTGGGCCAAAAGGTTTTCTACATACTAAGTGAAATTTCAGCCACATTTACTGAAAGATTAAGTGCAAAGTTATCACCTCCGTATTGTGGGAAAATAGGTGTCTACATGacaaagtgaaaaattattagTATCACTAGTAGGGGAAAGGTTTACTGCACATCTTCTATTAGACATCAGAGAATCTTCAAAGGACACAAGTTCAAATCTTCAAACAATCCCTTTTCCAAATCACCACTCTCTGTCAGAGGCAGGCTTACATTTGGCACCACCTGATGCTCTCattcaaaacaataaaaatgagtaACTTCAAAACCTGAGGACTCCAAAAAAGAACTGGGTCCGGAGGCAGCACCTGAATGATCTGCACTGAGCACTTCATCTTACAAAAGCTCCAGCTATCCGTGGTAAGGAACAGTACTTCTTTCTTCAGTGACTATGTATCAGTGTGAATGCTTTATGTGTATTGCAAGCAATACATACtagtaatattttcttctctgcaaggACCAGTTACTCAGTGTTGCCCAAAATCTAAGGCTTCAACATGCTCTGACAGAGAGCAGTGTTAAACCTTAATTTCTGAGTCTCCGTTGACTGGGCACTAGAGGCCACTTGCACAGGACTTAATGGTCAGAACTGGAACTGTCAGAAGTAGAAAATGCACCTGTTAGATTTATTCAAGGGAAGTTAGTCTAATACACTGTATGCAAGAATTAAACTGGGTTTCCTCCATTCTGAGTCAAGTTTTGATTCTGCCAATCCTTATAAGGAGCAGTAAAATCTAGATTACCGGTTGCAGGCCACCTAcagcactgacaaaaaaaaaaaaaaaaaaaaaaaaaaagagctgactCCCAAATTTCTTATTCCCTTAGATATTTTGAAGGAATTCAGCAGAGCAGCTAATTTTCATTTCAACCTATCAGCTCATTCTGTTCTGATGATGATGATACTGGAAGGAATTAAGAGGTGTGGAAGCAGTCCCAGTTTGCTTGTCCCGTGAAGGGACAAGGGAAGCATGTGCATCTTTAACCAACTGCATTAAATCAGAGATCTAAGCTTGCAGATACCGCAGTGCATGCACACCCACTAACAAAGCAGGATCCACCctaacagaaggaaaaaccaGGAAAGTGGTGCAAAGTATTACACAACTTTAATAGACTAAAGTTGTTGGGTTTGTCATCATTTGTTATTTCTCATGATCCCTACGATACATAAACCAGAACAAggtacaaattattttcctactTTCTCTAAAGAACAGTACCATTTCTGTGGGACacaattttaaacatatttaatttcaaaatttaaatttgGCTTACCATAAACGAAAGGGTTGACATAAAACTGATTTGCATAGCAGCAATTACTTACATTTTCAGTGTCTGTGCAGAGCAGTGAATGAGAACTTAAATCAAGGACTTGTAGTTGGAGTCTTGCTGCTTCCAGCTCCAAAGACAGAttctcagtttgttttttttctgctgccagtTTGCACTCCATCTCCACAGTCACATTATTCAATTTCTGCTGCCATTCTTCCTTGTCAAATAGATTTTGCTGTTTGAGAttatctatttcttttctttcagaaaggatAATTCGTTTCAGCTCTtctatttcctcatttttcataTTCTCTTGAATGTGAAATTGGTCTTCCAGCACCTTGATGACCTTCTCATATGTCTGACACAGCAGCTGAAGTTCTTCAGGTGTTCTCTCTTTGTTAGATTTTCTAGGAGTAACACTCCTGGGCTCTCTAACAGAGTCCCGTTTGTGATCATTATGACAATTTTCAACCAAAACTTTTGTTGCACCTTCTGGaattatttctgcagaattGTTCAGCCGATTCATTTCCTTTGTCCGTTTGCACGTACCACTGTTATAAGAATCAAGCACCTCACTCACATTCATAAGACAGAGGCTTTCAAAAAGATCTGAAGAAGAAATTGTGGACTTAGTTTCATCTAATTTGGACAGTGTGTCATTTTGGCTAGAAGATAGCAGCACTTTCAGAGAATCTAGATGAGCATTGCTCAGACTCGTTGACAACGCAGAATTTTCTGCCTTCAGTATTTCAATACAAGACCGTAGCTCAGATATCTTTGAGCTCATACTGCAGTGCTGTTCATATAACTTCATGTAGTCATCCTGGAAAGACGAAAGCTTCTCTCTTACTTCAGCAAAGTGTAGTTTAACTTCTTTGCTGGACAATTTTAAATCTTCATAGTCAGAACTGGGTTCAGTACTGCATTCTTTAAGTCTGAAGGACATTTCCTCATTATCAAAATACATTCTCAAATCGCTGTTATCACTTTCATCCATAAGTTCgtcaggaaaaatacatttacccACTTGCAAAATTTTATCTGCATTCATTAtgttctctttctctgtcaCTTTATCAACACCTGTGATGCCATTGGGTTTTGAGTCTTTAAATCCAGAGGCTACTGCAATGTTCTCACTCTGCAACGCCTCACACATTTTCTCGAGCTTGCTCAGATTGTTTGTCACTACCTGCAAGGATGATGCCAGCAAGACTGAGGAATAACTTTCATCCATTCTTCTTTTGCCACAATTTGGGGAAACATTGTCATAATTATACTCCAATGAGTGGCCATCTTCATCTAATGCTGTAAGGAGAGAATCTGAAGTTTTCAATTCTTTACCAGTCAGCAGTTCTTGCTGcagtctttctttctctctcacactTTTCTCAAGTTCTGCTTCCACACCTTTCAAAGCAGTCTCCAGTTGCATCACTTCTAACTTGTAGCTCTCTAGAGAGAGCTCTCTATCCTCAAAATCCATTTGAAGAAGCTCAAGTTTAACTTTGTATTTATTCAGCTcagcatctttttcttccatcGACTTCCTCAACTCTTCTGAATGGATTCTCTGTTCACAACTAACATCACACATTAGAGCTTCACTTTTTGTTTCTAGCTCCTTCCCCAACTGCTCCTTGTCATGAAATACAATTCCACATTTCTCTTGCATTGTATTTTGTGTCACCCTGACATTTAACATTTCCTGTCTTAAACAGTCAAGCTCCATAGAGGGCGCATGTTGGATACTGGAAAATTCTGACTGCAGTTGCTGAAGTTCTTGAaccaaatctttttttatttcttctgaggCTATTAGTTTACATAAGATATCTTTGTTCTCACTAAACACCTGCTTCTCTTCttctaattttgctttcttttcctcagttgTCTGCTCTCTCAGAATGCTTATCACATTTGCGTTTTCTTCTTCCACCGATTTATATTTTGCTTGCAAAACTTCAAGCtctgttttgatttcttcagtttttgatTCAAGACATTGTCTTTCCTCCTTGTGTCTTTcagacatttcagaaatgatttcttctctttcctttaaactatcagaaatacttttatttgcTTCCAGTAAAGTTATTTGTTCTTGCTCTAAAGCTCTGCTTAAATCCTTAAGggctgcattttcttcagtaagTTCCTCAATTTTTTTGCTATATGAGCAAATCATTGAAGACATGTCCTTCTTCTCTGAATCCCATGTTCCAGACATGAGCTTCAGCTCTCTTACCGAATCCTCAAGCAATTTATTATTGATCTTTAAATCCTGAAGCTCAGCTTGTTGGTTTTCTAATCGTTCATTCAGAGTTTGCAGTTGCATGTCCTTTTCCTCACAAATAGCTGAAGTTTTTTCAACTAATTTCTGACGTGCTGAAATATCTGCTTGCAAGTTACTAATATGCTGTTTAGTTTCTGCCACAAAGTTTTCATGCATCTGTTCTATGTTAAataatctttcttctgtttcaccCTTCATTTGCAGCAAGTCTtcatactgctgctgctgatttgaattctgctgcttttgagcCAACAAGGAAATCTCAAGAGAAGAGATCTGATCTTGTAAAATGGCGAGATCCTTAGTTTCCCCTACTTCTGGAAGAGCTCTTGAGCATCCATGATCCTCAGCAATGGAGTTACTTGCTGCAAGTTGCATATTATCTAAAACAGTTTTATCCTGACCATTTTGTAAATTAACTTCTCCATCTTCTGTCACTTCTGAAGTATCTTTTGCTTTTACAAGACAACAGATTTTTTCATGTTCACCAAGCAGGTCATGGTAACATTGCTCCCTTTGCAGTCCTTCACTTGCTGCTACCTGTAACATTTCTTCTAATTCACCAACTTGGTTGGTAAGCTGGAATATTTTACAGGACATATTTTCTATCTCTTTACAGTACTTTTTATCAGAACGTTCCGCTTTCTGCTGAAGTTcatcaaaagcctttttttgttcttctaatTCTGCACTTTTACATTCCAGCATGTCTTTAAGTTCTCTGATCTCTGTGCTTTTCCTGTCACTTTCAGTTTCCATCATTCTGAGTTTCTCAGTATGCTCGTGATTTCTGATTTGCTGACTTCGAAGGGAACTCTCCAGGTCCTTAATATGAGCCAGCATACCTTCCTTTTCAgacttaaatttatttataagaTGATCATGTTCATTTTTCcactgagaaaaagcagcagccgCTTTTTGCAATTCTTCACATTCTGTTTGCTTGAATCCAAGCAGCCTCTGCAAAGCTTCTGATTCTGCCTccattttacttattttacagttttgttctttaataTAATTATCTTTTTCCTTGAGCAGGTCTCTGGTAGAATCTTGTTGCTTTTCCATGTCAGCTAAAGCAGTTTTCAGCTTCTCCATCAAAAAACAGCTCTCTTGCTCTTTCAATTTCTCTTCCAGTAAGTTCAGCTCTGCTTCCTGAGCAGTATTCTTATCTATAAAAGAAAGCACCATCAAATTTTTGCCAGTCAATACTGGTAAATCTACCGctaattttctaaattaaatattactgtttatttctattattttcatGTCCAAAGCATTACTCTCAAGTTATAACACTGGATAAAGGATTCTTTAGATCACCTTAGGCTATCAGACACTAGGTACTCATAGACATTGTCAACTTTCCACTCTGAAGGTTCATACAAGTCTGTACTCCAAGCTGGTCGGTCCTTACTTGTCAGGTGTAACTACCTGTTGCTTCCATGTCTCACTTCCACcaaatttttatataaaagttGAGGGGGGTtctgtttggttgttgggttgttgttttttttttttaaacaggacaGGTGTCATTCCAGTAGGAGACCTTCTCGTGGGTCACTCATACTCCATTTCTGCCAAAGACTATCTAAGTCTATATAGTCATTTTCTATAATTGTCGTAATTGTTTCCTTGCCTTGATAGGAACAGACTAAGAATCACGAAGGATAAGTacggggcaggcagggggaaaaGCATTACATTCCACTAGCCGGCTGGTCAAGGCTGCTACTTTTCTGTATGATCAAATACAGAATCATCAGTTGAAAGGCAATGAAAAGTTTGGTCATCATTTTAAGGTGAACAGAATCAAATTCAAAAGCTTCATTTTGAAATCTTACATGAAGTTTGATGGATGCACAGAAACAAGGGGGATGCAGAGAGACAAGGGGGAATCTATCCTCTTTTTTTAGTCAGATCCAGCAGAACTACAAGGATTATTTCAACTCAATTCCTGAAAAACTGTGTTCTCAATTagaaacaaacactgaaagTAAGACTCAACTGTGGTTACATAACAttttcctacctttttttttttcttttttttaaactttgtgaaacacatgaaaatacaaaccagaagttttctggtttaaataatttt
The nucleotide sequence above comes from Falco biarmicus isolate bFalBia1 chromosome 12, bFalBia1.pri, whole genome shotgun sequence. Encoded proteins:
- the CENPF gene encoding centromere protein F isoform X2 translates to MSWAVEEWKEGLSPRVLQKIHELESQVDKLKKERQQRQFQLESLEAALQKQKQKVENEKNESATLKRENQSLMELCDNLEKAKQKISYDLQLKESQVNIQSGQLNSCKKDIERLEQELKRYKYELERSQPTQVAEDLSCSGTPQKSFNAPLTPVQIHNDSKFEELEEKYKKEVQERKKLELELRTIQVKKINQPHPQSSLSHREIARHQASSSVFSWQQEKIPSRNRETPGRGISTTSSFLWQTPNSNIISEKNELDNRFAENCNASLVNQLRAQNQELNSTIKDLEQQLQAQEEVKKSHMNKHKETELQLDRVKSELTEKDKVLNKTRDKLNQMRTQLDQANEQVQAMEQKVKRLLEELNCQRQNAESARQSLEQKIKAKEKEYQQELSCQQRSLQTLDQQCNQIRNKLNQELQQAKSDFNALQAELDKVMAVKQRLERDTSDLTQKLREAEQAVLVARAKETDLTRSFEEVKREKNLLDCQLEKKCKEFHQLEEELNTIKQSLKQSQNFAEEVKNKNTAQEAELNLLEEKLKEQESCFLMEKLKTALADMEKQQDSTRDLLKEKDNYIKEQNCKISKMEAESEALQRLLGFKQTECEELQKAAAAFSQWKNEHDHLINKFKSEKEGMLAHIKDLESSLRSQQIRNHEHTEKLRMMETESDRKSTEIRELKDMLECKSAELEEQKKAFDELQQKAERSDKKYCKEIENMSCKIFQLTNQVGELEEMLQVAASEGLQREQCYHDLLGEHEKICCLVKAKDTSEVTEDGEVNLQNGQDKTVLDNMQLAASNSIAEDHGCSRALPEVGETKDLAILQDQISSLEISLLAQKQQNSNQQQQYEDLLQMKGETEERLFNIEQMHENFVAETKQHISNLQADISARQKLVEKTSAICEEKDMQLQTLNERLENQQAELQDLKINNKLLEDSVRELKLMSGTWDSEKKDMSSMICSYSKKIEELTEENAALKDLSRALEQEQITLLEANKSISDSLKEREEIISEMSERHKEERQCLESKTEEIKTELEVLQAKYKSVEEENANVISILREQTTEEKKAKLEEEKQVFSENKDILCKLIASEEIKKDLVQELQQLQSEFSSIQHAPSMELDCLRQEMLNVRVTQNTMQEKCGIVFHDKEQLGKELETKSEALMCDVSCEQRIHSEELRKSMEEKDAELNKYKVKLELLQMDFEDRELSLESYKLEVMQLETALKGVEAELEKSVREKERLQQELLTGKELKTSDSLLTALDEDGHSLEYNYDNVSPNCGKRRMDESYSSVLLASSLQVVTNNLSKLEKMCEALQSENIAVASGFKDSKPNGITGVDKVTEKENIMNADKILQVGKCIFPDELMDESDNSDLRMYFDNEEMSFRLKECSTEPSSDYEDLKLSSKEVKLHFAEVREKLSSFQDDYMKLYEQHCSMSSKISELRSCIEILKAENSALSTSLSNAHLDSLKVLLSSSQNDTLSKLDETKSTISSSDLFESLCLMNVSEVLDSYNSGTCKRTKEMNRLNNSAEIIPEGATKVLVENCHNDHKRDSVREPRSVTPRKSNKERTPEELQLLCQTYEKVIKVLEDQFHIQENMKNEEIEELKRIILSERKEIDNLKQQNLFDKEEWQQKLNNVTVEMECKLAAEKKQTENLSLELEAARLQLQVLDLSSHSLLCTDTENNTQQESNIPYQLEMPIENSALKSNKPKLIPIEKKAVGDTSVCENVTETAEARLMEGYTEISGEHECKNMSGKLASPSDHATALPFSNGSMLLSAGDFFENQIITEAVQEAAKQQTAENMKLIYEAEESDKHVDLLMKTEQLNSELNFQNPQLTLKSPDFAELEEATVAVEEENCDIKEKLESVSVNKQQLSPRVVSLENESENVMSELEIHKVRLSNADDTLNDVELTERNCHKQFLAAENEQGSPKSEQVNTENHALFIQHDIEVLQAKCQHLEREREINLKTISGFQEHLVSITAEKNHIGQELSMLSENKKELDQKYQKLQEKLKELESAKVDSTEFINRLEGEVRTQRNLLETAKSAVNQLSNEKDDLLQKLQSVENDAVSLALEKGKLQNEAADLKKEKELILRELEMMQSKLSSSEMENSKLSRSLEGLLTEKSELAARLNSAQKEVDQLRHGIEKLKVKIESDEKKKHHTAEKLKESERKADFLQDKIERLERELEMSEKNLEDVIIQLETAKAEAETLKLEVEEMTEKLKCFNLQIDVLMSEKESLAKDLKEKQERILELESLKLTTAKLLEEKEEEKMQIKDEFENSVVLLKSKLKDISEKFAFSCKEEADARTKEKVLINQVACLEQDKTILLQECQEIKNENIKLDQTREVLLQELTDCKQKLNEKVQENGALQKQVKETEKLSLQLARMHHEHECWQQERKRLQNLTAELKLKEQHLSDNETFPDILNVLKASYKDLEKELESTLSENSTLCKKVNELTESCTELQVKLSDTERKISKLQEESTTERNKLAEEIQLIQEHSEKSKIQLHLTMSEKNELTKSLEMVQKELQEKESELKREISEYKDRLLQAEKDHQDALTEANQKNEIAIEVCQEKMNSLEHFISSQKMEIEHLKSNKEELNNSLKEANQTLGELLKTKADNTNIIVQLKKENEFAHSQVQLWMKSSKQMEQEKEMLQKQLAERDELLKKKNLTMSEHKKEGFADIPTGKVSPYILRRTALNLRSSPHPASPNEKLPLPTQDERKCVPHNLGEHSCSTPGGSKLQKVNDAQQSQAVTAFSPMKSTSRSPLCLYKQSTKTVSDNTGESHMVHKAKNSLNEQGLPERDEQRENCKMQ